A portion of the Pseudomonas sp. GR 6-02 genome contains these proteins:
- a CDS encoding ABC transporter substrate-binding protein translates to MTRFTKTLAALWLCGVASLAQAAETAICYNCPPEWADWGTQLKAIADTTGVQVPLDNKNSGQALAQLVAEHAAPVADVVYYGVTFGLQAQKAGVVGTYKPKGWEQIPTGLKDPQGHWFAIHSGTLGIMVNVDALGGLPVPQSWADLLKPEYKGMVGYLDPSSAFVGYVSAVAINQAMGGTLDNFAPAIDYFQKLAKNAPIVPKQTAYARVLSGELPILVDYDFNAYRARYKDKANVAFVIPREGSISVPYVMSVVDNAPHRANAEKVLDFVLSDQGQALWAKAYLRPVREMKMPADVAAQFLPDSDYARAGVVDYEKMAAVQEAFAARYLSEVK, encoded by the coding sequence ATGACCCGCTTCACTAAAACCCTGGCTGCGTTATGGCTGTGCGGTGTGGCCAGCCTGGCCCAGGCCGCTGAAACGGCGATTTGCTACAACTGTCCACCGGAATGGGCAGATTGGGGCACTCAACTCAAGGCCATTGCCGACACCACAGGTGTGCAGGTACCGCTGGACAATAAAAACTCTGGCCAGGCTCTGGCGCAGTTGGTTGCCGAGCACGCCGCGCCGGTGGCGGACGTGGTGTATTACGGCGTGACATTCGGTTTACAGGCACAAAAAGCCGGAGTCGTCGGGACTTATAAGCCCAAAGGCTGGGAGCAGATTCCGACGGGGTTGAAAGACCCGCAGGGGCACTGGTTTGCAATTCATTCCGGCACGTTGGGAATCATGGTCAACGTCGATGCGCTGGGTGGCTTGCCGGTGCCGCAGAGCTGGGCTGATCTGCTCAAGCCTGAGTACAAAGGCATGGTCGGCTACCTCGATCCATCCAGTGCATTCGTCGGTTACGTGTCCGCGGTCGCCATTAATCAGGCGATGGGCGGGACCCTGGATAACTTCGCGCCGGCCATTGATTACTTCCAGAAACTGGCGAAAAACGCGCCCATCGTGCCGAAACAAACCGCGTATGCGCGGGTGCTTTCCGGTGAGCTGCCGATTCTGGTCGACTACGACTTCAACGCTTACCGTGCGCGCTACAAAGACAAGGCGAACGTCGCTTTCGTGATCCCCAGGGAAGGCAGCATCAGCGTGCCTTACGTGATGAGCGTGGTCGACAATGCACCGCATCGCGCCAACGCCGAAAAGGTCCTGGATTTTGTGCTGTCCGACCAGGGGCAGGCGTTGTGGGCCAAGGCATATCTGCGTCCGGTTCGTGAGATGAAGATGCCGGCCGACGTCGCCGCGCAGTTCCTTCCGGACAGTGACTATGCCCGCGCCGGCGTGGTCGATTACGAAAAAATGGCGGCGGTGCAGGAAGCCTTTGCTGCGCGCTATCTGAGTGAGGTCAAGTAA
- a CDS encoding translocation/assembly module TamB domain-containing protein, whose amino-acid sequence MKRGLKIALLAIPALLMLVVLALIIVLGTATGSRWALGFVPGLTVENFQGRLGGQWSADHLLWQQDNSRVELNQAIFAWSPLCLTRMTLCIEQLQAEQVSLQFPPGVEEQSSGPISLPDLKLPLAIELGDVKVGRLLFNGSEELKGLQLAAHWTEQGLQIDSVHLQRDELSLNLSGLLQPSGNWPLTAEGKLTLPAPGTEPWALALKVDGDLLKTLNLKANSSGYLNGQLTGELQPLVENLPAKVRVISDGFKASAELPDTLQLNQLELTGDGDLKNGYQLLGKATLPAELGPVALLLQGKVDAKGAQIAGLDLTANDKQSLKLTGQLDWSKGFSAEAKIDWLDFPWHRLYPLIDEPQVALRSFNGEVSYTDGNYIGNFKAVLDGPAGAFSLNSPFSGDLSQIHLPQFKLEAGQGKAEGHLNLQFADGIAWDTALDLSAINPAYWLAELPGTLAGPLRSKGEMKNERLSLTADLDLKGKLRGQPAVLQAKADGGGEQWNLSALQIRLGDNSINGQGSLQQKLAGQIDIKMPRLAQLWPQLRGQLNGRVNVAGTLKAPQGKLALQGTQLVFEDNRLQSLNLDATLDSAQRAKIDLKGSGIQTGDTSLGTLTASGQGDIKNQKLTLDLQGPKLKLALGLDGALDKGNWRGRLASGDIQAGGQDWKLQNPARLERLADGKINFGAHCWMSGPASLCGEDQRLMPEPKLRYHLKQFPIDSLAQWLPKDFAWQGRLNADLQLDLPASGPNGQISVDASGGTLRMKEKDQWLDFPYQTLKLTSKLTPKRIDTDLSFVGGKLGELMLQAQINPLPKNKPLTGSFRLNGLDLSVARPFVPMVEKLTGHLNGSGTLSGGLLAPQVNGNLELRDGEISGPELPMALQALQLQAVIAGETVQLNGSWKSGKSGQGSLNGNIAWGQALVVDLALKGTQLPVSVEPYAKLEVAPDLKISMKDDKLAIVGKVLVPKGEITVRELPPSTVKVSDDTVIVGQQTEEGKPPMAMAMDIDVVVGEDKLSFAGFGLTANLQGHVHIGDNMDTRGELWLNDGRYRAYGQRLTVRRARLLFAGPIDQPYLDIEAIRQTDDVIAGIRLSGSAEQPTTQIFSEPAMSQEQALSYLVLGRPLSTTGEDNNMLAQAALGLGLMGSSGVTSGLAKDLGIQDFQLDTQGSGNTTSVVASGNISEKLSLRYGVGVFEPANTIALRYKLSKKVYLEAASGVASSLDIFYKRDF is encoded by the coding sequence GTGAAGCGTGGTTTGAAAATAGCGCTGCTGGCGATCCCGGCGCTGCTGATGCTGGTCGTGCTGGCCTTGATCATCGTGCTGGGTACGGCGACGGGCAGTCGCTGGGCGCTCGGGTTTGTGCCGGGTTTGACCGTGGAGAATTTCCAGGGCCGTTTGGGTGGACAGTGGAGCGCCGACCATCTGCTGTGGCAGCAGGACAACAGCCGGGTTGAGCTGAACCAGGCGATTTTCGCCTGGTCGCCACTGTGCCTGACGCGCATGACGCTGTGCATCGAGCAATTGCAGGCCGAGCAGGTCAGCCTGCAATTCCCGCCAGGCGTGGAAGAGCAAAGCAGCGGGCCGATCAGCCTTCCAGACTTGAAATTGCCGCTGGCCATTGAGTTGGGTGACGTCAAGGTCGGCCGTCTGCTGTTCAACGGCAGCGAAGAGCTCAAAGGCCTGCAACTGGCGGCGCACTGGACCGAACAGGGTTTGCAGATCGATTCGGTGCACTTGCAGCGGGATGAACTGAGCCTGAACCTGTCCGGCCTGTTGCAACCGAGCGGCAACTGGCCGCTGACCGCCGAAGGCAAACTGACCTTGCCGGCGCCGGGCACCGAACCTTGGGCACTGGCTTTGAAGGTCGACGGCGATCTGCTGAAAACCCTGAACCTGAAAGCCAACAGCAGCGGTTACCTGAACGGGCAGTTGACCGGCGAATTGCAGCCGCTGGTGGAAAACCTGCCGGCCAAAGTGCGCGTCATCTCTGACGGCTTCAAGGCCAGCGCCGAGCTGCCGGACACCCTGCAACTCAATCAACTGGAACTCACCGGCGATGGCGACCTGAAAAACGGCTACCAGTTGCTCGGCAAAGCCACGTTGCCCGCCGAACTTGGCCCGGTCGCGTTGTTGCTGCAAGGCAAGGTTGACGCCAAGGGCGCGCAAATCGCGGGTCTCGACCTGACCGCCAATGACAAACAAAGCCTCAAGCTCACCGGGCAACTGGACTGGAGCAAAGGCTTCAGTGCCGAAGCGAAAATCGACTGGCTGGATTTCCCCTGGCACCGCCTCTATCCGCTGATCGACGAGCCGCAAGTGGCACTGCGCAGCTTCAACGGTGAAGTCTCCTACACCGACGGCAACTACATCGGTAACTTCAAGGCCGTACTGGATGGTCCGGCCGGGGCGTTCAGCCTGAACAGCCCGTTCAGCGGCGACCTGAGCCAAATCCATCTGCCGCAATTCAAGCTCGAAGCCGGGCAGGGCAAGGCCGAAGGGCACCTGAACCTGCAATTTGCCGACGGCATCGCCTGGGATACCGCGCTGGACCTCTCGGCGATCAACCCGGCGTACTGGCTCGCGGAGTTGCCGGGTACCTTGGCGGGTCCGTTACGCAGCAAAGGCGAGATGAAGAATGAAAGGCTCAGCCTGACCGCCGACCTGGACCTGAAAGGCAAACTGCGCGGGCAGCCGGCGGTGTTGCAAGCCAAGGCTGATGGCGGCGGCGAGCAATGGAACCTCAGCGCGTTGCAGATTCGCCTGGGTGACAACAGCATCAATGGCCAAGGCAGCCTGCAACAGAAACTCGCCGGCCAGATCGACATCAAAATGCCGCGCCTGGCCCAACTCTGGCCGCAACTGCGCGGCCAGCTCAATGGTCGGGTCAATGTCGCCGGCACGCTCAAGGCACCGCAAGGCAAGCTCGCCCTGCAAGGCACGCAACTGGTTTTCGAAGACAACCGCCTGCAAAGCCTCAATCTGGATGCCACCCTCGACAGTGCTCAACGGGCGAAGATCGACCTCAAGGGCAGCGGCATTCAGACCGGCGACACGTCACTGGGCACCTTGACCGCCAGCGGCCAGGGCGACATCAAAAACCAGAAGCTGACCCTCGACCTGCAAGGACCGAAACTGAAACTGGCGCTCGGTCTCGACGGCGCGTTGGATAAAGGTAACTGGCGCGGGCGTCTGGCCAGTGGCGATATCCAGGCCGGTGGTCAGGACTGGAAGCTGCAAAACCCGGCCAGACTCGAACGGCTGGCGGACGGCAAAATCAACTTCGGTGCCCATTGCTGGATGTCCGGCCCGGCCAGCCTGTGTGGCGAAGACCAGCGCTTGATGCCCGAGCCAAAGCTGCGTTACCACCTCAAGCAGTTCCCGATCGACAGCCTGGCGCAATGGCTGCCGAAGGATTTTGCCTGGCAGGGCCGGCTCAACGCCGACCTGCAACTGGATTTGCCGGCCAGCGGCCCGAACGGCCAGATCAGCGTCGATGCCAGCGGCGGCACGTTGCGCATGAAGGAAAAGGATCAGTGGCTGGACTTCCCGTACCAGACCCTGAAACTCACCAGCAAACTCACGCCAAAACGCATCGACACCGACCTCAGCTTCGTCGGTGGCAAGCTTGGTGAGCTGATGCTGCAGGCGCAGATCAACCCGTTGCCGAAGAACAAACCGCTGACCGGCTCATTCCGCCTCAATGGCCTGGATTTGTCGGTGGCGCGGCCGTTTGTGCCGATGGTCGAGAAACTCACCGGGCATTTGAACGGCAGCGGCACGCTGTCTGGCGGGTTGTTGGCGCCGCAGGTCAACGGCAACCTTGAGCTGCGCGACGGTGAAATCTCCGGGCCGGAACTGCCGATGGCGCTCCAGGCCCTGCAACTGCAAGCCGTGATTGCCGGCGAAACCGTACAGCTGAACGGCAGCTGGAAAAGCGGCAAGAGCGGGCAGGGCAGCCTCAATGGCAACATCGCCTGGGGCCAGGCACTGGTGGTGGACCTGGCCCTCAAAGGCACGCAGTTGCCGGTCAGCGTCGAGCCATACGCCAAGCTCGAAGTGGCGCCGGACCTGAAAATTTCGATGAAGGACGACAAACTCGCAATCGTCGGCAAAGTGCTGGTGCCCAAGGGCGAAATCACCGTGCGTGAGCTGCCGCCGTCGACGGTCAAGGTCTCCGATGACACGGTGATCGTCGGTCAGCAGACCGAAGAGGGCAAGCCGCCGATGGCCATGGCGATGGACATCGATGTGGTGGTCGGGGAAGACAAACTCAGCTTCGCCGGGTTTGGCCTGACCGCCAACCTGCAAGGTCATGTGCACATCGGCGACAACATGGACACACGCGGCGAGCTCTGGCTCAACGACGGGCGTTATCGCGCCTACGGCCAGCGGCTGACGGTGCGTCGGGCCCGATTGCTGTTTGCCGGTCCCATCGATCAGCCGTACCTGGACATCGAAGCGATTCGCCAGACCGACGACGTGATTGCCGGCATTCGCTTGAGCGGCAGTGCCGAACAGCCGACCACGCAGATCTTTTCCGAGCCGGCGATGAGTCAGGAGCAGGCGTTGTCCTACCTGGTGCTGGGGCGTCCGCTGAGTACCACCGGTGAAGACAACAACATGCTCGCCCAGGCCGCCCTCGGCTTGGGTTTGATGGGCAGCTCCGGGGTCACTAGCGGGTTGGCCAAGGATCTGGGCATTCAGGACTTCCAGCTCGATACCCAAGGCAGCGGCAATACCACCAGTGTGGTGGCCAGCGGCAACATCTCCGAGAAGCTCAGCCTGCGTTATGGCGTAGGCGTGTTTGAACCGGCCAACACCATCGCCTTGCGTTACAAGCTGAGCAAAAAAGTCTACCTCGAAGCCGCCAGCGGCGTGGCCAGTTCGCTGGACATCTTCTACAAGCGGGATTTCTAA
- a CDS encoding methyl-accepting chemotaxis protein, with protein sequence MQGGLKRTLTQIANASDQLASAAEELSAVTEESTRGLTRQNDEIQQAATAVNEMTAAVEEVARNAVTTSQASSSASSDAINGQSQVKQTVTGITHMVAEITDSNQAVTELAGNVREISKVLDVIRSIAEQTNLLALNAAIEAARAGEQGRGFAVVADEVRALAHRTQASTVEIEGMISTVQRGADGAVNAMGKSLALATQTQDLAQDAGSALQKITDGVSIINERNLVIASASEEQAQVAREVDRNLTNIQDLSTQSTAGANQTAAASQELSRLAGSFSTLVAQFKL encoded by the coding sequence ATGCAAGGGGGCCTGAAGCGTACCCTCACACAAATCGCCAACGCATCGGATCAACTGGCCTCAGCCGCCGAAGAACTGTCAGCTGTGACCGAAGAAAGCACACGCGGGTTAACCCGTCAGAATGATGAAATCCAGCAGGCTGCCACGGCGGTCAACGAGATGACCGCTGCGGTTGAAGAAGTAGCACGTAACGCCGTCACTACTTCACAAGCCTCAAGCAGCGCCAGTAGCGACGCCATTAACGGTCAGTCACAAGTCAAACAGACCGTGACAGGCATCACCCACATGGTGGCCGAAATCACCGATTCCAACCAGGCAGTGACCGAACTGGCCGGCAATGTCCGGGAGATCAGCAAGGTGCTGGACGTGATTCGCAGCATTGCCGAACAGACCAATCTGCTGGCCTTGAATGCCGCTATCGAAGCGGCCCGTGCGGGAGAGCAAGGTCGTGGTTTTGCCGTGGTGGCCGACGAAGTTCGTGCCTTGGCCCATCGCACCCAGGCCTCCACCGTGGAAATCGAAGGCATGATCAGCACTGTGCAACGCGGGGCCGACGGGGCCGTGAACGCCATGGGCAAGAGCCTGGCACTGGCCACTCAAACCCAGGACCTGGCGCAGGACGCCGGTTCGGCGTTGCAGAAGATTACGGACGGCGTTTCGATCATCAACGAACGCAATCTGGTGATTGCCTCCGCCTCCGAAGAGCAGGCCCAGGTCGCACGGGAAGTGGACCGTAACCTGACGAACATCCAAGACCTGTCGACCCAGAGTACCGCGGGGGCCAATCAGACGGCGGCCGCTAGCCAGGAGCTGTCTCGCCTGGCCGGTTCGTTCAGCACCTTGGTCGCCCAGTTCAAACTCTGA
- the xthA gene encoding exodeoxyribonuclease III yields MKIVSFNINGLRARPHQLAALIEKHQPDVIGLQETKVHDDQFPLAEVQALGYHVYFHGQKSHYGVALLSRQEPIALHKGFATDEEDAQRRFIWGTFADANGVPVTIMNGYFPQGESRDHPTKFPAKERFYSDLQQLLESQFSNDQPIVVMGDVNISPEDCDIGIGPDNMKRWLKTGKCSFLPEEREWMARLKNWGLVDSFRHLNPEVADRFSWFDYRSRGFEDEPKRGLRIDLIMASNGLLPRVKDAGVDYELRAMEKPSDHAPIWLELS; encoded by the coding sequence ATGAAGATCGTCTCCTTCAACATCAACGGGCTGCGCGCTCGCCCGCATCAGCTGGCGGCGCTGATCGAAAAGCATCAGCCGGACGTGATCGGGTTGCAGGAAACCAAGGTCCACGACGACCAGTTTCCCCTGGCCGAGGTGCAGGCGCTGGGGTATCACGTGTATTTCCACGGCCAGAAGAGTCACTACGGCGTGGCCCTGCTCTCGCGCCAGGAGCCGATTGCGCTGCACAAAGGTTTCGCCACTGATGAAGAAGACGCTCAACGGCGCTTTATCTGGGGCACGTTCGCCGACGCCAATGGCGTGCCGGTGACCATCATGAACGGCTATTTCCCACAGGGCGAAAGCCGCGATCACCCCACCAAGTTCCCGGCCAAGGAACGTTTCTACAGCGATTTGCAGCAATTGCTGGAAAGCCAGTTCAGCAACGACCAGCCGATCGTAGTGATGGGCGATGTGAACATTTCCCCGGAAGACTGCGACATCGGCATTGGCCCGGATAACATGAAACGCTGGCTGAAAACCGGCAAATGCAGCTTCCTGCCCGAAGAACGCGAATGGATGGCACGCCTGAAGAACTGGGGTCTGGTGGACAGTTTCCGTCACCTGAACCCGGAGGTTGCCGACCGTTTCAGCTGGTTCGACTACCGCAGCCGCGGTTTTGAAGATGAGCCCAAGCGTGGGCTGCGGATTGACCTGATCATGGCGTCCAACGGGTTGTTGCCTCGGGTCAAGGACGCAGGCGTGGATTACGAACTGCGCGCAATGGAAAAGCCTTCCGATCACGCGCCGATCTGGCTTGAGTTGAGCTGA
- a CDS encoding GNAT family N-acetyltransferase, with the protein MPETSTAIADIHMLDSGYSREARSLLYQAYRHEPTFGYLFEAERPGYEQRVRATVRELIKQHFLQDLPAIGLLVNDRLIGIALIAPPQRRLGITESWAWRLRMVLSTGFRCTRRYLDYHAAVMACVPSDSVHVLPLLGVHPQFQGKHFGEQLLQAVHNWCAVDEHSQGVILDTGNPRYLEFYKRQGYEEIGEVAVGPIREHVFFHANPQVLQTATA; encoded by the coding sequence ATGCCCGAAACCTCGACCGCCATCGCCGATATTCACATGCTCGACAGCGGCTATTCCCGCGAAGCGCGTTCCCTGTTGTACCAGGCGTACCGGCACGAGCCGACGTTCGGCTACCTGTTCGAAGCCGAACGCCCCGGTTATGAACAGCGAGTCCGGGCGACGGTGCGCGAACTGATCAAACAGCACTTTCTGCAGGATTTGCCGGCCATCGGCCTGCTGGTGAATGACCGCTTGATCGGCATCGCCCTGATCGCGCCGCCGCAACGCCGCCTGGGCATCACCGAAAGCTGGGCCTGGCGCCTGCGGATGGTGCTCAGCACCGGGTTTCGCTGTACCCGACGCTACCTCGATTACCACGCCGCCGTGATGGCGTGCGTGCCGTCCGACTCGGTGCACGTCCTGCCATTGCTGGGGGTTCACCCGCAATTCCAGGGCAAGCACTTTGGCGAACAGTTGCTGCAAGCGGTGCACAACTGGTGCGCGGTCGATGAGCACTCCCAAGGCGTGATCCTCGACACTGGGAATCCTCGCTATCTGGAGTTCTATAAGCGTCAGGGCTATGAGGAAATCGGCGAAGTGGCCGTAGGGCCGATTCGTGAGCACGTGTTTTTCCACGCCAACCCGCAGGTGTTACAAACAGCAACAGCGTAA
- a CDS encoding ABC transporter permease, translated as MTTVPLNVQDVSSRHDVLQRLRPTVAWALAPAAAVLLAFWLLPLAHLIVLGGQGREGSDSGYWQVLSSAQYLGSLVQTCLLAALVTLAALLVGGISGVFLARQQFFGRSALVALLTFPLAFPGVVVGFLVILLAGRQGLFASLGLGLAGERWIFAYSLTGLFIGYLYFSIPRVILTVMAACESLDRSLEEAAHSLGAGHWRVVCDVIVPGLAPALVSCGAICFATSMGAFGTAFTLGTRLNVTPVAIYNVFTNYANFTVAAALSVILGAVTWAVLLLARRVAKQSGTVL; from the coding sequence GTGACGACTGTGCCGCTCAACGTGCAGGACGTCTCGTCCCGCCACGATGTTTTGCAGCGCTTGCGACCAACGGTTGCCTGGGCGCTGGCCCCGGCGGCAGCGGTTCTGCTCGCGTTCTGGCTGTTGCCGCTGGCGCATTTGATTGTGCTGGGTGGGCAGGGGCGCGAGGGCAGCGACAGTGGCTATTGGCAAGTGCTCAGTAGTGCGCAATACCTTGGCAGCCTGGTGCAGACCTGTCTCCTTGCGGCGTTGGTGACACTGGCGGCGTTGTTGGTCGGTGGCATCAGCGGGGTGTTTCTCGCTCGCCAGCAGTTCTTCGGTCGCTCGGCGTTAGTTGCGCTGCTGACGTTTCCGCTGGCGTTTCCCGGGGTGGTGGTCGGCTTTCTGGTGATTCTGCTGGCCGGTCGACAAGGCCTGTTCGCCTCGCTCGGTCTGGGGCTGGCGGGTGAGCGCTGGATTTTCGCTTACTCGCTGACGGGGCTGTTCATCGGTTATCTGTACTTCTCGATTCCGCGGGTGATTCTCACGGTGATGGCCGCGTGTGAAAGCCTGGATCGCAGCCTGGAAGAAGCCGCGCACTCACTCGGCGCCGGACATTGGCGGGTGGTGTGCGACGTGATCGTGCCGGGGTTGGCCCCCGCGCTAGTATCCTGCGGCGCCATTTGTTTCGCGACGTCGATGGGCGCTTTCGGCACTGCGTTCACCTTGGGCACGCGGCTGAACGTGACCCCCGTGGCCATCTATAACGTGTTCACCAACTACGCCAATTTCACCGTGGCCGCTGCGCTGTCGGTCATCCTCGGAGCAGTCACCTGGGCGGTGCTGTTGCTGGCACGGCGCGTGGCCAAACAGTCGGGGACGGTTTTGTGA
- a CDS encoding LacI family DNA-binding transcriptional regulator produces MTDLKEVARLAGVSRATAARTFASPEVVRPATREQVFAAARELGFRPNRLGRQLRLQTTNLIGVVVPNLLNPVFAEQFQAMERAARLRGYNLLLATTDYNSERESAVVEELLRQRVDGLVLTVTDAESNRVLQSLASEDTPFVLAYHQPSNPDYSAVSVDNRAGMALATRYLLDAGHRRIGMVAGPALQSDRARLRYAGYGDAMREHGLDSLPVIEMPAHTQADFAALEPFLSGPQAPSALVCSNDLLAISLIAELRRHGWNVPGQLSVIGFDGIALGTQMHPTLCSVVQPIATLASTVIDQLLAQIAGAAPVSHCLPCHVRPGESTQPYEEKLDDPLH; encoded by the coding sequence ATGACTGATTTGAAAGAAGTTGCACGACTGGCAGGTGTATCGCGGGCGACTGCCGCGCGGACCTTCGCCTCCCCTGAAGTGGTGCGTCCGGCGACCCGCGAGCAAGTGTTCGCCGCTGCCCGCGAACTGGGTTTTCGGCCCAATCGCCTCGGCCGTCAACTGCGTTTGCAAACCACCAACCTGATCGGGGTGGTGGTCCCCAATCTCCTCAATCCGGTGTTCGCCGAGCAATTCCAGGCAATGGAGCGGGCCGCGCGTTTGCGTGGCTACAATTTGTTGCTGGCGACCACCGATTACAACAGCGAGCGTGAAAGCGCGGTGGTCGAGGAGTTGTTGCGCCAGCGGGTTGACGGGCTGGTGCTGACCGTTACCGATGCCGAAAGCAACCGCGTGCTGCAAAGCCTCGCCAGCGAGGACACGCCGTTTGTGCTGGCTTATCACCAACCGAGCAATCCCGATTACAGCGCGGTGTCGGTCGACAACCGCGCCGGGATGGCACTGGCCACGCGCTATTTGCTGGACGCTGGGCATCGGCGCATTGGCATGGTCGCCGGCCCGGCCTTGCAGTCTGACCGTGCCCGTCTGCGTTACGCCGGTTATGGCGACGCGATGCGTGAGCACGGCCTCGACAGCTTGCCGGTGATCGAAATGCCCGCCCATACCCAAGCCGATTTCGCCGCCCTTGAACCTTTTTTGTCCGGACCACAGGCGCCCAGCGCGTTGGTTTGTTCCAACGATTTGCTGGCGATCAGCCTGATCGCCGAACTGCGCCGACACGGCTGGAATGTGCCTGGGCAGCTGTCAGTGATCGGTTTCGACGGTATCGCCCTGGGCACGCAAATGCACCCCACGCTGTGCAGCGTGGTGCAGCCAATTGCAACGCTGGCCAGCACGGTCATTGACCAATTGCTGGCACAAATTGCTGGCGCTGCCCCGGTTTCCCATTGCCTGCCTTGCCATGTCCGGCCAGGCGAAAGTACTCAACCCTACGAGGAGAAACTCGATGACCCGCTTCACTAA
- a CDS encoding autotransporter assembly complex protein TamA, giving the protein MNVPGRMTSGLLMLLSSCAALAQSELDVRIKPSNDELKANIEGYIGSLGDRDEEALLRFSRGAEEQARKAAQALGYYQPQIDSDVKGGKTPRLVLNIDPGEPIHLRNVTIRVDGPAASLKSFRVPKSDLLMPGAVLNHGRYEDAKRLIQNQASRFGFFSGRFTRQKLLVDPRAGVADIELIYDSGPRYALGKVSFEGDTPFDEDLLQRMVPFKAGTPYDSELIAELNQALQSSGYFEGVRVDAAPTASKDDVIPVAVKLDTRKPRTMGLGLGFSTDVGPRIKANWTRHWVNPQGDSYGWEAELSAPRQNVGVFYDIPLDPPLTDKLRWAAGYQYEDIAGTDSRSKLLTLGPEWHSKLPSGWQRVVSLKWQREEYTLGDDSGLSTLLMPGVSYSYLKSDNRIDPHNGYRLQFETKVAKEGLGSDTNLVYGTALVKGLTTVFDKHRFLGRVQVGGSATNGYKSVPPSLRFFAGGDQSVRGYDYQSLSPENSDGDRIGGRYMVAGSVEYQYSIAEKWRVATFIDQGNSFNTLELPNLKTGVGIGVRWVSPVGPIRLDLAHAMDDDGGIRLHFSMGPEL; this is encoded by the coding sequence ATGAATGTTCCAGGAAGAATGACCAGCGGCCTGTTGATGCTGTTATCCAGCTGCGCGGCGCTGGCGCAAAGTGAATTGGATGTGCGGATCAAACCGTCCAACGATGAACTGAAGGCCAATATAGAGGGCTATATCGGTAGCCTCGGCGATCGCGATGAAGAAGCCTTGCTGCGCTTCAGTCGCGGCGCCGAAGAACAGGCGCGCAAGGCCGCCCAGGCCTTGGGGTATTACCAGCCGCAAATCGACAGCGACGTGAAGGGCGGCAAGACGCCGCGCCTGGTGCTGAACATCGATCCCGGCGAGCCGATCCATTTGCGTAACGTCACGATACGTGTCGACGGTCCTGCCGCCTCGCTCAAATCCTTTCGTGTGCCCAAAAGCGACCTGCTAATGCCAGGCGCGGTGCTTAACCATGGCCGTTACGAAGACGCCAAGCGGCTGATCCAGAACCAGGCCTCGCGTTTCGGCTTCTTCAGTGGGCGCTTCACTCGCCAGAAGCTGCTGGTGGACCCGCGCGCGGGCGTCGCCGACATCGAATTGATCTACGACAGCGGCCCGCGTTATGCGCTGGGCAAAGTCAGTTTTGAAGGCGACACGCCGTTCGACGAAGACCTGCTGCAACGCATGGTGCCGTTCAAGGCCGGTACGCCCTATGACTCGGAACTGATCGCCGAACTCAATCAGGCGCTGCAATCGAGCGGTTATTTCGAAGGCGTGCGCGTCGACGCGGCGCCAACGGCCTCCAAGGACGACGTGATCCCGGTGGCGGTCAAACTCGACACCCGCAAGCCTCGGACCATGGGCTTGGGTCTGGGGTTTTCCACCGACGTCGGCCCGCGAATCAAGGCCAACTGGACCCGGCACTGGGTCAACCCGCAAGGCGACAGCTATGGCTGGGAAGCCGAACTGTCGGCACCGCGGCAGAACGTCGGGGTGTTTTACGACATTCCCCTGGACCCACCGTTGACCGACAAACTGCGCTGGGCCGCTGGCTATCAATATGAAGATATCGCTGGCACCGACTCCCGCAGCAAATTGCTGACCCTCGGCCCCGAATGGCACAGCAAGTTGCCCAGCGGCTGGCAGCGGGTGGTGTCGCTTAAATGGCAACGTGAGGAATACACACTCGGTGACGACTCGGGGCTCAGTACCTTGCTAATGCCCGGCGTGAGCTATTCGTACCTGAAAAGCGACAACCGCATCGATCCGCATAATGGCTATCGCCTGCAATTCGAAACCAAGGTCGCCAAGGAAGGATTGGGTTCGGACACCAACCTGGTGTATGGCACGGCACTGGTCAAAGGCCTGACCACGGTCTTCGATAAACACCGCTTCCTCGGTCGGGTGCAGGTCGGCGGCAGCGCCACCAACGGTTACAAATCGGTGCCGCCGTCTCTGCGCTTCTTCGCCGGTGGCGATCAGAGCGTGCGCGGTTACGATTACCAGAGCCTGTCCCCGGAGAACTCCGATGGCGACCGTATCGGTGGCCGTTACATGGTGGCCGGCAGCGTCGAGTATCAATACTCCATCGCCGAAAAGTGGCGGGTCGCAACCTTCATCGATCAGGGCAACTCCTTCAACACCCTCGAACTGCCGAACCTGAAGACCGGCGTCGGTATTGGCGTACGCTGGGTTTCGCCGGTAGGACCAATTCGCCTCGACCTAGCCCACGCGATGGACGACGACGGCGGCATTCGACTGCACTTTTCCATGGGGCCTGAGCTGTGA